From the genome of Geobacter sp. SVR, one region includes:
- a CDS encoding exopolyphosphatase — MNDRIAAIDLGTNTARLLIADRNGGNFAPVCLEREIVRMGGGFCRERGLSEEAIQRGLSCLERFSDLIRRHKASHIRAVATSAVRDAVNGGDFLQAAQRRAGIPLRVIDGIQEGRLTLAGVLAGLDRRHEHILLFDVGGGSTEYTLVRNGEACFISSLPLGVVRLTEGKGTPEAMERKIRKELGALMQEMKGSSCSVDRDTVLIGTAGTATTLAAINLRMEQYDYRLVNNYIIAQDEIQAIYRRLLPLAPDQRLGIPGLERGREDLIIAGSLITLHTMEMFGIGSMKVSDYGLLEGLVVTDELPADPVNSVD, encoded by the coding sequence ATGAACGACAGAATCGCCGCTATTGATCTGGGAACCAATACCGCACGCCTGCTGATCGCTGACCGGAACGGCGGCAATTTTGCCCCGGTCTGCCTGGAGCGGGAGATCGTGCGGATGGGGGGCGGTTTTTGCCGTGAGCGCGGCCTTTCGGAAGAGGCGATCCAGAGGGGGCTCTCCTGTCTGGAAAGATTTTCTGATCTGATCCGGCGGCACAAGGCCAGCCATATACGTGCCGTGGCCACGAGTGCGGTCCGGGATGCCGTCAATGGGGGGGATTTCCTGCAGGCGGCACAACGCCGTGCAGGCATACCGCTCAGGGTCATCGACGGGATCCAGGAGGGACGGCTGACCCTGGCGGGCGTTCTTGCCGGTCTGGATCGCAGACACGAGCATATCCTGCTGTTCGACGTGGGGGGCGGGAGCACCGAATATACCCTGGTGAGAAACGGCGAAGCGTGTTTCATCAGCAGCCTGCCGCTGGGGGTGGTGCGTCTGACAGAAGGCAAGGGTACACCGGAGGCCATGGAACGGAAAATCCGCAAGGAACTTGGCGCGTTAATGCAGGAGATGAAGGGTAGTTCCTGCTCTGTCGACCGCGACACCGTGCTGATCGGCACGGCAGGTACCGCCACCACGCTGGCAGCCATCAACCTCAGGATGGAACAGTACGACTACCGCCTGGTCAACAACTACATCATCGCACAGGATGAGATACAGGCGATCTACCGGCGCCTGCTCCCTCTTGCACCCGACCAGCGGCTCGGGATACCCGGCCTGGAGCGGGGCAGGGAAGACCTGATCATCGCCGGCAGTCTGATCACCCTGCACACGATGGAGATGTTCGGCATCGGGAGCATGAAGGTCAGCGACTACGGCCTTTTGGAAGGGCTGGTGGTCACTGACGAGCTTCCCGCTGACCCTGTCAACTCCGTGGATTGA
- a CDS encoding Na/Pi cotransporter family protein, protein MSLNLLEGALGGIGLFLLGMRIMSNGIRTVADARIRAVFAAITSNRLYSLLFGMVLSFSLNSAGAAVIFTIGLANGGVLTAFQAMSVLAGALVGASLSLHLQGIPYSLVAAPLVFAGVLLKFFAHRRRLANAGDLLLGAGLLFLGLSLLEGSFRPYESHPFYGAFRGAFFNYPVPAMVFGAVISCFVQSALSATQVITSLVLSQQVPASMGNLMMLGSVAGVAAIGLLASIGGTFVSRRIAISFFLVTVVAILPLAVFAPYLADIVASSSLADMASGSLQRGELFSRLAWLHTVAGIVAALIATAASGLVSRIIGAYDDHGGNGAMPQPRAGYLDMRIINTPTLAIEQARKEIVRMVSVTGYMFADVREMLFDYDARRADTIRRHEQVLDSLNHEITGFLASLARSSTNPDISYEIPGLLQTVTDLEHIGDRCEDILDCIIDRKEASIFFSDEAMDDLRRMAAAVAENMSFVETMVKEGLTPENDARRRLKEAARAADDEIKELHFDRICSGVCPPRAAMLFNELMADLERIAELCWNLMAIYGRKSA, encoded by the coding sequence ATGTCTCTTAATCTGCTCGAGGGCGCCCTGGGCGGCATCGGCCTGTTTCTGCTGGGCATGCGGATCATGTCCAACGGGATTCGCACCGTGGCTGATGCGCGCATTCGCGCCGTTTTTGCTGCGATAACCTCCAACCGCCTGTACTCCCTGCTGTTCGGCATGGTCCTGTCGTTCTCGCTCAATTCCGCCGGGGCTGCGGTCATTTTTACGATCGGACTGGCCAACGGAGGGGTATTGACCGCCTTTCAGGCCATGAGCGTGCTGGCCGGGGCGCTGGTGGGCGCCTCGCTGAGCCTGCACCTGCAGGGCATTCCCTATAGCCTGGTTGCCGCTCCGCTGGTATTTGCGGGAGTGCTGCTCAAGTTCTTCGCCCACCGGCGGAGGCTCGCCAATGCCGGGGACCTGCTGCTGGGGGCCGGCTTGCTCTTTCTGGGTCTGAGCCTGCTGGAAGGAAGTTTCCGGCCCTATGAAAGTCATCCCTTCTACGGGGCCTTCAGGGGGGCCTTTTTCAACTATCCCGTTCCGGCGATGGTCTTCGGAGCGGTTATCTCCTGCTTCGTGCAGTCGGCACTCTCCGCGACCCAGGTGATCACCTCCCTGGTGCTGAGTCAACAGGTGCCCGCTTCCATGGGCAACCTCATGATGCTGGGGAGTGTGGCGGGGGTGGCAGCCATCGGCCTGCTGGCCTCCATCGGCGGAACGTTCGTGTCGCGGCGGATAGCCATCTCGTTTTTTCTGGTCACGGTTGTGGCGATACTTCCCCTGGCGGTGTTCGCCCCGTATCTGGCAGACATAGTCGCCTCCAGCAGTCTGGCGGACATGGCCTCCGGTTCGCTGCAGCGGGGGGAGCTTTTCAGCCGCCTGGCCTGGCTGCACACCGTTGCCGGCATCGTGGCGGCCCTGATCGCAACAGCCGCCAGCGGGCTCGTTTCACGTATCATCGGGGCCTATGACGATCATGGCGGTAATGGCGCCATGCCCCAGCCCCGGGCCGGCTACCTGGACATGCGCATCATCAACACTCCCACCCTGGCCATTGAGCAGGCCCGCAAGGAGATCGTCAGGATGGTGTCGGTGACAGGGTACATGTTTGCCGATGTGCGGGAGATGCTGTTCGACTACGATGCCCGCAGGGCCGACACTATCAGACGGCACGAACAGGTGCTCGATTCGCTCAACCATGAGATTACCGGGTTCCTGGCGTCTCTGGCCCGCTCCAGCACCAATCCGGACATCAGCTACGAAATACCAGGGCTGCTCCAGACGGTCACCGATCTGGAACATATCGGGGATCGCTGCGAGGATATTCTCGACTGCATCATTGACCGCAAGGAAGCGTCCATTTTCTTTTCCGATGAGGCAATGGACGATCTCAGGCGCATGGCCGCGGCTGTTGCGGAAAACATGTCCTTTGTGGAGACGATGGTCAAGGAAGGGCTGACCCCGGAAAACGATGCACGCCGCCGCTTGAAGGAGGCTGCACGGGCCGCCGACGACGAAATAAAGGAGCTGCACTTCGACAGGATCTGCTCGGGGGTCTGCCCTCCGCGGGCAGCCATGCTGTTCAACGAGCTGATGGCCGACCTGGAACGGATTGCCGAGCTCTGCTGGAACCTGATGGCAATATACGGAAGGAAATCGGCATGA
- a CDS encoding HU family DNA-binding protein, whose amino-acid sequence MNRSELIEHLAAKKDISNKRAEEIVNIIFNSMADAMVGGERIEIRGLGSFVIKEYDTYTGRNPKTGEPITVRPKKLPFFKVGKELKEMVIG is encoded by the coding sequence ATGAACAGGTCGGAACTCATCGAACATCTGGCAGCTAAGAAAGATATCTCCAACAAACGCGCTGAAGAGATCGTCAACATCATTTTCAACTCCATGGCGGATGCCATGGTTGGGGGAGAGCGTATCGAGATCCGCGGCCTGGGAAGTTTCGTAATCAAGGAATACGATACCTATACCGGCAGAAACCCGAAGACCGGAGAGCCCATAACGGTGCGCCCCAAGAAGCTGCCTTTCTTCAAGGTCGGCAAGGAACTGAAGGAAATGGTCATCGGGTAA
- a CDS encoding tetratricopeptide repeat protein: MSLFSRLFSKSTDDYLSKGDRLFESGRFFDARSVYEQGLESCGTGNRETVEQFAAKIAAANTSLAALNIEEAEAALQHGNGAKAAEHLELAKTLTNDPALREKAENLLSFIREETAISPKPEAGGGCSSCSSSSCHDAAPDSAHDHPDMSPEDYYDLLIRQLPEENYERYATLGEKFACMYLAVSQDEHHAALKMLEEWYQGSHSDIYSYEKGMILYRLGRVDDAEACLRESIGHNRDNPLPYQGLALLLIDAGRLDEAAGHLDHMAANDILPIQALMLRGEVSLLSGDSQGAIDRFAKLLTTPVAKPAAEKLYAALMQCGRQQEAARVFKQYLGGCCH; encoded by the coding sequence GTGAGCCTTTTTTCGCGACTGTTTTCCAAAAGCACCGACGATTACCTGTCCAAAGGGGACCGTCTTTTCGAGTCCGGACGTTTTTTCGATGCCCGCAGCGTGTACGAGCAGGGGTTGGAATCGTGCGGGACCGGCAATCGCGAAACAGTGGAGCAGTTCGCTGCAAAGATAGCCGCTGCCAATACCTCCCTGGCGGCCCTGAATATCGAGGAGGCGGAGGCTGCCCTCCAGCACGGCAACGGCGCCAAGGCAGCCGAACATCTCGAACTGGCAAAAACGCTGACCAACGACCCGGCCCTACGGGAAAAGGCGGAAAATCTGCTCTCGTTTATTCGGGAAGAGACCGCCATTTCGCCCAAACCGGAAGCCGGAGGGGGATGCAGCTCCTGCAGTTCGTCCTCCTGCCACGATGCAGCGCCGGATTCAGCGCATGATCACCCGGACATGTCTCCCGAAGACTATTACGATCTTCTCATTCGGCAGCTTCCTGAAGAAAATTACGAGCGCTATGCAACATTGGGAGAGAAATTTGCTTGCATGTATCTGGCTGTCAGCCAGGATGAGCACCACGCTGCCCTGAAGATGCTGGAAGAATGGTACCAGGGCTCCCATAGCGACATTTACAGCTATGAAAAGGGGATGATTCTGTACCGGCTCGGCCGGGTGGACGACGCGGAAGCCTGCCTGAGGGAATCCATCGGGCACAACCGGGACAACCCGCTTCCCTACCAGGGGCTGGCCCTGCTTCTGATCGATGCCGGCCGACTGGACGAAGCTGCCGGTCATCTCGACCATATGGCGGCCAACGACATCCTCCCGATACAGGCGCTCATGCTGCGGGGCGAGGTGTCGCTCCTGTCGGGCGATTCCCAGGGAGCCATTGACCGGTTCGCAAAACTGCTGACAACACCGGTCGCCAAACCTGCCGCCGAAAAGCTGTATGCGGCACTCATGCAGTGCGGCCGGCAGCAGGAAGCGGCGCGGGTTTTCAAGCAATATCTCGGCGGATGTTGCCATTGA
- a CDS encoding class I SAM-dependent RNA methyltransferase, with protein sequence MSEARVSIEKLAFGGSGVGRIDGKVCFVPYSCPGDELLVRITAEKRSYLNASIIDIIIPSSRRVTPSCPLFGRCGGCDWQHVDYDCQLEAKRSILADALWRGARVPVELVRETIASPLRYGYRSRVQFKLHGRSQRLQIGFFRQGSHFVEDAPAGCPIALPVINQALQRLREVLAEFPEPDMIPQINIDCGDHGAVAIVNYIGRDADRTAAFFKKKFSSLSPLTGLYLQTGRKATLCRVCGDDLLVYGLPDGHGGECSLGFRPGGFSQVNGLQNRAILALIRQFAAFGGHERILDLYCGNGNFSLPLAGEVAHLTGIEEYPDSIAAAVDNARRNGIQNAEFLCSDATAGITRLAGEGRGVFDTVILDPPRSGAADAVGALVRSGAEKIIYVSCDPSTLARDCGHLSGSGYQVLASVPVDMFPQTYHLESVTLLQRV encoded by the coding sequence ATGTCTGAGGCCCGTGTCAGCATCGAGAAACTGGCTTTCGGAGGCAGCGGTGTCGGCCGTATTGACGGCAAGGTCTGCTTTGTTCCCTACAGCTGCCCCGGCGATGAACTTCTGGTGCGCATCACCGCCGAAAAACGCTCCTATCTGAACGCCTCCATCATCGATATCATCATCCCCTCCAGCCGGCGCGTCACCCCTTCCTGCCCCCTGTTCGGCAGGTGCGGCGGTTGCGACTGGCAGCATGTGGACTATGACTGCCAACTCGAAGCAAAGCGCAGCATCCTGGCCGATGCACTCTGGCGGGGAGCCAGGGTGCCGGTCGAACTGGTGCGCGAGACGATAGCCTCTCCGCTCCGGTACGGCTATCGCAGCCGGGTCCAGTTCAAGCTGCACGGACGGTCGCAGCGTCTGCAGATCGGGTTTTTTCGGCAGGGGTCCCATTTCGTCGAAGATGCGCCCGCGGGGTGCCCGATCGCCCTGCCGGTGATCAATCAGGCCTTGCAGCGCCTGCGGGAGGTCCTGGCGGAGTTTCCCGAACCGGACATGATTCCCCAGATCAATATCGACTGCGGCGACCACGGGGCGGTGGCTATCGTCAATTACATCGGCCGCGATGCCGATCGTACCGCCGCATTTTTCAAAAAAAAATTCAGCAGCCTGTCCCCGCTGACCGGCCTGTACCTGCAAACCGGCCGCAAGGCCACCCTGTGCAGGGTCTGCGGAGATGATCTGCTGGTCTACGGTCTGCCGGACGGTCATGGTGGTGAGTGTTCTCTCGGATTCAGGCCCGGCGGTTTTTCCCAGGTCAACGGCTTGCAGAACCGCGCCATCCTGGCTTTGATCAGACAATTCGCGGCATTCGGCGGGCACGAGCGCATTCTGGATCTCTACTGCGGCAACGGCAATTTTTCCCTGCCCTTGGCGGGTGAGGTAGCCCACCTGACCGGCATCGAAGAGTATCCCGATTCCATTGCCGCTGCTGTTGACAATGCCCGCCGCAATGGGATACAGAATGCGGAATTCCTTTGCTCCGACGCCACTGCCGGCATCACGCGGCTGGCCGGGGAGGGGCGCGGCGTGTTTGATACGGTTATCCTTGATCCCCCCCGCAGCGGAGCTGCCGACGCGGTTGGCGCACTTGTCCGGAGCGGGGCGGAGAAAATTATTTATGTTTCCTGCGATCCCAGCACGCTGGCGCGGGACTGCGGCCATCTGTCGGGCAGCGGGTATCAGGTTCTGGCAAGCGTGCCGGTCGACATGTTCCCGCAGACCTATCATCTGGAAAGCGTAACCCTGCTGCAGCGGGTATAA
- a CDS encoding creatininase family protein, with protein sequence MIIEEMTMTEFEAGLERTRTVLIPFGSVEEHGPHLPLSTDTLEAYAVGRRAAERIPLFVAPPVHYGNCRSTARHPGTVSITTTTLRLLFKDIVRSLRSQGLRCFVALSGHAGSAHCMALQDAGEELIAEFDDIEIAVVSEYDLARNEGKGLIETAGDAHAGEIETSRIMHSHPHLVKGSAPREFPAFPGGILVRDKRRYWPGGVWGDPGKASAEKGAKLEELVVQKLIELVRALERCGHDT encoded by the coding sequence GTGATCATCGAAGAAATGACGATGACTGAATTCGAAGCGGGACTTGAGCGGACCCGCACCGTCCTGATCCCCTTCGGTTCGGTGGAGGAGCACGGGCCGCACCTGCCGCTTTCCACCGACACGCTGGAGGCCTATGCCGTAGGCCGGCGCGCTGCCGAGCGGATCCCTCTCTTCGTCGCTCCGCCGGTCCATTACGGCAACTGCCGTTCCACGGCGCGCCATCCCGGCACTGTGTCGATCACCACCACTACGCTCAGGCTGCTCTTCAAGGATATCGTCCGTTCGCTGCGTAGCCAGGGGCTGCGCTGTTTCGTCGCACTTTCGGGACATGCCGGCAGCGCCCATTGCATGGCGCTTCAGGATGCCGGGGAAGAGTTGATCGCCGAATTCGATGATATCGAAATCGCGGTGGTGAGCGAGTACGACCTGGCCCGGAACGAGGGGAAAGGGCTGATCGAAACCGCGGGTGATGCCCATGCCGGCGAGATCGAAACCTCACGGATCATGCACAGCCATCCCCATCTGGTGAAGGGGAGCGCTCCACGCGAGTTTCCCGCCTTTCCAGGCGGCATTCTGGTACGCGACAAGCGGCGTTACTGGCCGGGCGGAGTCTGGGGCGATCCCGGCAAGGCTTCGGCTGAAAAGGGTGCCAAGCTGGAGGAACTGGTGGTCCAAAAATTAATCGAGCTGGTACGTGCCCTGGAAAGGTGTGGCCATGACACCTGA